A section of the Ranitomeya imitator isolate aRanImi1 chromosome 7, aRanImi1.pri, whole genome shotgun sequence genome encodes:
- the CHTF18 gene encoding chromosome transmission fidelity protein 18 homolog isoform X1 codes for MFGGNVGGVCVRDMDEYDLYGIEDDYEEQFASELEVLAELDEDPPPSRPAAKASQLRHKPSFEEAITSADHTGASARSVNGARPAEERKKREAAVLHLSDEDGASDSLYELPLTPKAKRPKMEAVKKLDFGATNRSDPSPEISDDITPPPSPDLTQKKQERHLKFLSCDALEVSDMAPLQVTPTKTEQKRVLQRPPVLEDYINVTSSDGTRVYMTLRDDEDGTGVQDTKIAGLSWRSEQQLHLLGIPISYLKEQIADERRRQVLEESQRLTEMLSSQMNALEDAESETLEPVCAEEEEEDDEDDVSTQNLWVDRYTPRHYTELLSDDYTNRCLLKWLKLWDTVVFGKEKTVKKPKAMPDQRVNNKFQKETTGKWKSKAQITEEILEAELDQHNRPKNKVTLLCGPPGLGKTTLAHIIARHAGYNVVEMNASDDRSPEIFRTRIEAATQMKSVLGIDERPNCLVIDEIDGAPTVSINMLLSLINRKDGKDAEGEAAATKKKKKDGGLMLRPIICICNDQYVPSLRQLRQQAFMLNFPQTLPSRLVQRLYEITLKQGMKADTGALMALCEKTDNDIRSCINTLQFLHGKGKKELNMRTVQTMKIGLKDQNKGLFSVWQEIFQLPKVQRKRIGLDVTTPDFQLLLGNDNDPLNVLGRTPLSVLGQRFHHILHLTTATGEYEKLTMGLYDNFLNMKVKESSFGTVVSALDWLGFTDLVNTMIMHGQNFQLMRYLPFLPVAFHLFFAASNIPRIAYPSSHYEAQSKLNQMHNLLSAMVSEIAPAIRSRVGPQSLILDALCLLLDVISPKLRPVNTQLYSMKEKQQLADLINTMLAYNLTYHQERTMDGQYLYKLDPNVEDVCRFPELPARKQLTYQAKQLIAREIELEKMRRSEAFQQARNTGKDDVSNKSVEGPVKGSDVKPTGKAAVLNHEQRLENIMKKTTFEEKPEKDFFGRQIVKKVTSTVSAANAKQEDCVEKKMGTAVGNSHVWFRFNEGVSNAVRRNVHIKDLL; via the exons ATGTTTGGCGGGAATGTCGGCGGCGTCTGTGTGAGGGACATGGACGAGTACGACCTGTACGGGATAGAGGATGACTACGAGGAGCAGTTCGCCTCCGAGCTGGAGGTCCTGGCCGAGCTGGACG AAGACCCTCCGCCTTCCCGACCTGCAGCAAAAGCATCGCAGCTCCGCCACAAGCCGTCGTTCGAAGAGGCGATCACCTCCGCCGATCACACAGGAGCCAGCGCCCGCAGCGTTAATGGCGCCCGCCCAGCCGAGGAGCGTAAGAAGCGAGAAGCCGCCGTCCTTCACCTGTCAGACGAGGACGGGGCGTCCGACAGCCTCTACGAGCTGCCGCTCA CGCCCAAAGCAAAGCGCCCAAAAATGGAAGCTGTTAAGAAGCTAGACTTTGGAGCGACAAATCGATCTGATCCTAGCCCAGAAATAAGTGATGACATCACTCCTCCTCCATCACCCGATCTTACACAGAAAAAGCAGGAAAG ACATCTGAAGTTTCTGAGCTGCGATGCCCTTGAGGTCAGTGATATGGCTCCTCTGCAAGTCACACCAACCAAAACTGAGCAGAAGCGCGTCCTGCAGCGGCCGCCGGTGCTAGAGGACTACATCAATGTGACTTCTAGTGATGGCACCAGAGTTTACATGACATTGAGAGATGACGAGGATGGGACTGGGGTTCAG gaTACTAAAATTGCAGGCCTCAGTTGGAGAAGTGAACAGCAGCTTCATCTACTGGGCATCCCGATTTCCTACCTAAAGGAGCAAATTGCTGATGAG CGCAGAAGGCAAGTGCTAGAGGAATCCCAGCGCCTTACAGAGATGCTGAGCAG CCAAATGAATGCATTAGAAGACGCGGAAAGTGAAACTTTAGAGCCGGTCTGtgcagaggaagaagaggaagatgaTGAGGATGATGTGTCCACACAAAATCTATGGGTTGACAGATACACCCCAAGACATTACACTGAGCTGCTGAGCGATGAT TACACGAATCGCTGCCTTCTGAAGTGGTTAAAATTATGGGACACTGTAGTTTTTGGTAAAGAAAAGACGGTGAAGAAGCCAAAGGCGATGCCGGACCAGAGAGTGAACAACAAGTTCCAGAAGGAAACGACCGGAAAGTGGAAGAGCAAAGCCCAGATCACAGAAGAGATTCTGGAGGCAGAACTAGATCAGCACAACAGGCCCAAGAACAAG gtCACTTTGCTCTGTGGTCCTCCTGGTCTGGGGAAAACTACACTGGCCCATATAATAGCAAGACATGCTGGTTACAATGTGGTGGAGATGAACGCCAG CGATGACCGAAGTCCGGAGATTTTCAGAACGAGAATTGAAGCTGCAACACAAATGAAATCTGTGCTGGGCATTGATGAGCGTCCGAACTGTTTGGTTATTGATGAAATTGATGGCGCCCCTACA gtctccatcaatATGCTGCTAAGTTTAATCAACCGTAAAGACGGCAAGGATGCGGAGGGTGAAGCTGCTGCAaccaagaagaaaaagaaagatGGAGGTCTGATGCTCAGACCGATCATCTGTATTTGTAATGACCA GTACGTGCCGTCTCTGCGGCAGCTCAGGCAGCAGGCGTTCATGTTGAATTTCCCCCAGACGTTGCCCTCCAGGCTCGTACAAAGGTTGTATGAG atcaccCTTAAACAGGGCATGAAAGCTGACACAGGGGCCCTGATGGCATTGTGTGAGAAGACTGATAACGATATTAGGTCCTGTATTAATACTTTGCAG TTTCTACATGGCAAAGGAAAAAAAGAACTGAACATGCGGACGGTCCAGACAATGAAGATTGGGCTGAAAGATCAGAACAAGGGCTTGTTCTCTGTATGGCAGGAAATCTTCCAGCTTCCTAAAGTCCAAAG AAAACGCATTGGTCTAGATGTCACCACCCCAGATTTTCAGCTGCTTCTTGGAAATGACAATGATCCCCTCAATGTGTTGGGCAGGACTCCTTTAAGTGTTTTGGGGCAAAGATTTCATCACATATTGCACCTGACCACGGCTACAGGGGAATATGAGAAGCTGACGATG GGACTGTATGATAACTTTTTAAACATGAAAGTGAAGGAGTCCAGTTTCGGCACGGTGGTGTCTGCTCTGGACTGGTTGGGATTCACAGACCTTGTGAACACTATGATAATGCACGGACAGAACTTCCAGCTGATGAGATACCTGCCGTTCCTCCCGGTCGCCTTCCATCTCTTTTTCGCAGCTTCAAACATCCCTCGAATCGCTTATCCCAGCAGTCACTATGAG GCTCAATCCAAACTGAACCAGATGCATAATCTCCTGAGCGCCATGGTGTCTGAGATCGCCCCTGCCATCCGCTCACGCGTTGGACCTCAGTCTTTGATCCTGGATGCTCTGTGTCTTCTGCTCGACGTCATCTCTCCGAAGCTGCGGCCA GTGAATACTCAGCTGTACAGCATGAAGGAAAAGCAGCAGCTGGCCGACCTGATCAATACAATGCTGGCCTATAACCTGACCTACCACCAGGAGCGCACCATGGATGGTCAGTACCTCTACAAGCTGGACCC TAACGTGGAGGACGTCTGCAGGTTTCCCGAGCTCCCTGCCCGgaagcagttgacctatcaggccaaGCAGCTCATTGCTCGTGAGATTGAACTGGAGAAAATGAGACGGTCTGAAGCTTTCCAGCAAGCGAGGAACACTGGAAAG GATGATGTCAGCAACAAATCAGTAGAGGGACCTGTTAAAGGGTCTGATGTAAAACCGACTGGCAAAGCTGCGGTGCTGAACCACGAGCAGCGGCTGGAAAATATCATGAAGAAGACGACTTTTGAGGAGAAG CCTGAAAAAGATTTCTTTGGCCGCCAGATTGTAAAGAAAGTGACCTCTACAGTTTCAG CAGCGAACGCCAAACAAGAAGACTGTGTAGAAAAGAAAATGGGGACGGCCGTGGGGAACAGCCACGTCTGGTTCCGGTTCAATGAAGGGGTTTCTAATGCCGTGAGGAGGAACGTTCACATCAAGGATCTGttatga
- the CHTF18 gene encoding chromosome transmission fidelity protein 18 homolog isoform X3: MFGGNVGGVCVRDMDEYDLYGIEDDYEEQFASELEVLAELDDPPPSRPAAKASQLRHKPSFEEAITSADHTGASARSVNGARPAEERKKREAAVLHLSDEDGASDSLYELPLTPKAKRPKMEAVKKLDFGATNRSDPSPEISDDITPPPSPDLTQKKQERHLKFLSCDALEVSDMAPLQVTPTKTEQKRVLQRPPVLEDYINVTSSDGTRVYMTLRDDEDGTGVQDTKIAGLSWRSEQQLHLLGIPISYLKEQIADERRRQVLEESQRLTEMLSSQMNALEDAESETLEPVCAEEEEEDDEDDVSTQNLWVDRYTPRHYTELLSDDYTNRCLLKWLKLWDTVVFGKEKTVKKPKAMPDQRVNNKFQKETTGKWKSKAQITEEILEAELDQHNRPKNKVTLLCGPPGLGKTTLAHIIARHAGYNVVEMNASDDRSPEIFRTRIEAATQMKSVLGIDERPNCLVIDEIDGAPTVSINMLLSLINRKDGKDAEGEAAATKKKKKDGGLMLRPIICICNDQYVPSLRQLRQQAFMLNFPQTLPSRLVQRLYEITLKQGMKADTGALMALCEKTDNDIRSCINTLQFLHGKGKKELNMRTVQTMKIGLKDQNKGLFSVWQEIFQLPKVQRKRIGLDVTTPDFQLLLGNDNDPLNVLGRTPLSVLGQRFHHILHLTTATGEYEKLTMGLYDNFLNMKVKESSFGTVVSALDWLGFTDLVNTMIMHGQNFQLMRYLPFLPVAFHLFFAASNIPRIAYPSSHYEAQSKLNQMHNLLSAMVSEIAPAIRSRVGPQSLILDALCLLLDVISPKLRPVNTQLYSMKEKQQLADLINTMLAYNLTYHQERTMDGQYLYKLDPNVEDVCRFPELPARKQLTYQAKQLIAREIELEKMRRSEAFQQARNTGKDDVSNKSVEGPVKGSDVKPTGKAAVLNHEQRLENIMKKTTFEEKPEKDFFGRQIVKKVTSTVSAANAKQEDCVEKKMGTAVGNSHVWFRFNEGVSNAVRRNVHIKDLL; encoded by the exons ATGTTTGGCGGGAATGTCGGCGGCGTCTGTGTGAGGGACATGGACGAGTACGACCTGTACGGGATAGAGGATGACTACGAGGAGCAGTTCGCCTCCGAGCTGGAGGTCCTGGCCGAGCTGGACG ACCCTCCGCCTTCCCGACCTGCAGCAAAAGCATCGCAGCTCCGCCACAAGCCGTCGTTCGAAGAGGCGATCACCTCCGCCGATCACACAGGAGCCAGCGCCCGCAGCGTTAATGGCGCCCGCCCAGCCGAGGAGCGTAAGAAGCGAGAAGCCGCCGTCCTTCACCTGTCAGACGAGGACGGGGCGTCCGACAGCCTCTACGAGCTGCCGCTCA CGCCCAAAGCAAAGCGCCCAAAAATGGAAGCTGTTAAGAAGCTAGACTTTGGAGCGACAAATCGATCTGATCCTAGCCCAGAAATAAGTGATGACATCACTCCTCCTCCATCACCCGATCTTACACAGAAAAAGCAGGAAAG ACATCTGAAGTTTCTGAGCTGCGATGCCCTTGAGGTCAGTGATATGGCTCCTCTGCAAGTCACACCAACCAAAACTGAGCAGAAGCGCGTCCTGCAGCGGCCGCCGGTGCTAGAGGACTACATCAATGTGACTTCTAGTGATGGCACCAGAGTTTACATGACATTGAGAGATGACGAGGATGGGACTGGGGTTCAG gaTACTAAAATTGCAGGCCTCAGTTGGAGAAGTGAACAGCAGCTTCATCTACTGGGCATCCCGATTTCCTACCTAAAGGAGCAAATTGCTGATGAG CGCAGAAGGCAAGTGCTAGAGGAATCCCAGCGCCTTACAGAGATGCTGAGCAG CCAAATGAATGCATTAGAAGACGCGGAAAGTGAAACTTTAGAGCCGGTCTGtgcagaggaagaagaggaagatgaTGAGGATGATGTGTCCACACAAAATCTATGGGTTGACAGATACACCCCAAGACATTACACTGAGCTGCTGAGCGATGAT TACACGAATCGCTGCCTTCTGAAGTGGTTAAAATTATGGGACACTGTAGTTTTTGGTAAAGAAAAGACGGTGAAGAAGCCAAAGGCGATGCCGGACCAGAGAGTGAACAACAAGTTCCAGAAGGAAACGACCGGAAAGTGGAAGAGCAAAGCCCAGATCACAGAAGAGATTCTGGAGGCAGAACTAGATCAGCACAACAGGCCCAAGAACAAG gtCACTTTGCTCTGTGGTCCTCCTGGTCTGGGGAAAACTACACTGGCCCATATAATAGCAAGACATGCTGGTTACAATGTGGTGGAGATGAACGCCAG CGATGACCGAAGTCCGGAGATTTTCAGAACGAGAATTGAAGCTGCAACACAAATGAAATCTGTGCTGGGCATTGATGAGCGTCCGAACTGTTTGGTTATTGATGAAATTGATGGCGCCCCTACA gtctccatcaatATGCTGCTAAGTTTAATCAACCGTAAAGACGGCAAGGATGCGGAGGGTGAAGCTGCTGCAaccaagaagaaaaagaaagatGGAGGTCTGATGCTCAGACCGATCATCTGTATTTGTAATGACCA GTACGTGCCGTCTCTGCGGCAGCTCAGGCAGCAGGCGTTCATGTTGAATTTCCCCCAGACGTTGCCCTCCAGGCTCGTACAAAGGTTGTATGAG atcaccCTTAAACAGGGCATGAAAGCTGACACAGGGGCCCTGATGGCATTGTGTGAGAAGACTGATAACGATATTAGGTCCTGTATTAATACTTTGCAG TTTCTACATGGCAAAGGAAAAAAAGAACTGAACATGCGGACGGTCCAGACAATGAAGATTGGGCTGAAAGATCAGAACAAGGGCTTGTTCTCTGTATGGCAGGAAATCTTCCAGCTTCCTAAAGTCCAAAG AAAACGCATTGGTCTAGATGTCACCACCCCAGATTTTCAGCTGCTTCTTGGAAATGACAATGATCCCCTCAATGTGTTGGGCAGGACTCCTTTAAGTGTTTTGGGGCAAAGATTTCATCACATATTGCACCTGACCACGGCTACAGGGGAATATGAGAAGCTGACGATG GGACTGTATGATAACTTTTTAAACATGAAAGTGAAGGAGTCCAGTTTCGGCACGGTGGTGTCTGCTCTGGACTGGTTGGGATTCACAGACCTTGTGAACACTATGATAATGCACGGACAGAACTTCCAGCTGATGAGATACCTGCCGTTCCTCCCGGTCGCCTTCCATCTCTTTTTCGCAGCTTCAAACATCCCTCGAATCGCTTATCCCAGCAGTCACTATGAG GCTCAATCCAAACTGAACCAGATGCATAATCTCCTGAGCGCCATGGTGTCTGAGATCGCCCCTGCCATCCGCTCACGCGTTGGACCTCAGTCTTTGATCCTGGATGCTCTGTGTCTTCTGCTCGACGTCATCTCTCCGAAGCTGCGGCCA GTGAATACTCAGCTGTACAGCATGAAGGAAAAGCAGCAGCTGGCCGACCTGATCAATACAATGCTGGCCTATAACCTGACCTACCACCAGGAGCGCACCATGGATGGTCAGTACCTCTACAAGCTGGACCC TAACGTGGAGGACGTCTGCAGGTTTCCCGAGCTCCCTGCCCGgaagcagttgacctatcaggccaaGCAGCTCATTGCTCGTGAGATTGAACTGGAGAAAATGAGACGGTCTGAAGCTTTCCAGCAAGCGAGGAACACTGGAAAG GATGATGTCAGCAACAAATCAGTAGAGGGACCTGTTAAAGGGTCTGATGTAAAACCGACTGGCAAAGCTGCGGTGCTGAACCACGAGCAGCGGCTGGAAAATATCATGAAGAAGACGACTTTTGAGGAGAAG CCTGAAAAAGATTTCTTTGGCCGCCAGATTGTAAAGAAAGTGACCTCTACAGTTTCAG CAGCGAACGCCAAACAAGAAGACTGTGTAGAAAAGAAAATGGGGACGGCCGTGGGGAACAGCCACGTCTGGTTCCGGTTCAATGAAGGGGTTTCTAATGCCGTGAGGAGGAACGTTCACATCAAGGATCTGttatga
- the CHTF18 gene encoding chromosome transmission fidelity protein 18 homolog isoform X2 gives MFGGNVGGVCVRDMDEYDLYGIEDDYEEQFASELEVLAELDEDPPPSRPAAKASQLRHKPSFEEAITSADHTGASARSVNGARPAEERKKREAAVLHLSDEDGASDSLYELPLTPKAKRPKMEAVKKLDFGATNRSDPSPEISDDITPPPSPDLTQKKQERHLKFLSCDALEVSDMAPLQVTPTKTEQKRVLQRPPVLEDYINVTSSDGTRVYMTLRDDEDGTGVQDTKIAGLSWRSEQQLHLLGIPISYLKEQIADERRRQVLEESQRLTEMLSSQMNALEDAESETLEPVCAEEEEEDDEDDVSTQNLWVDRYTPRHYTELLSDDYTNRCLLKWLKLWDTVVFGKEKTVKKPKAMPDQRVNNKFQKETTGKWKSKAQITEEILEAELDQHNRPKNKVTLLCGPPGLGKTTLAHIIARHAGYNVVEMNASDDRSPEIFRTRIEAATQMKSVLGIDERPNCLVIDEIDGAPTVSINMLLSLINRKDGKDAEGEAAATKKKKKDGGLMLRPIICICNDQYVPSLRQLRQQAFMLNFPQTLPSRLVQRLYEITLKQGMKADTGALMALCEKTDNDIRSCINTLQFLHGKGKKELNMRTVQTMKIGLKDQNKGLFSVWQEIFQLPKVQRKRIGLDVTTPDFQLLLGNDNDPLNVLGRTPLSVLGQRFHHILHLTTATGEYEKLTMGLYDNFLNMKVKESSFGTVVSALDWLGFTDLVNTMIMHGQNFQLMRYLPFLPVAFHLFFAASNIPRIAYPSSHYEAQSKLNQMHNLLSAMVSEIAPAIRSRVGPQSLILDALCLLLDVISPKLRPVNTQLYSMKEKQQLADLINTMLAYNLTYHQERTMDGQYLYKLDPNVEDVCRFPELPARKQLTYQAKQLIAREIELEKMRRSEAFQQARNTGKDDVSNKSVEGPVKGSDVKPTGKAAVLNHEQRLENIMKKTTFEEKPEKDFFGRQIVKKVTSTVSANAKQEDCVEKKMGTAVGNSHVWFRFNEGVSNAVRRNVHIKDLL, from the exons ATGTTTGGCGGGAATGTCGGCGGCGTCTGTGTGAGGGACATGGACGAGTACGACCTGTACGGGATAGAGGATGACTACGAGGAGCAGTTCGCCTCCGAGCTGGAGGTCCTGGCCGAGCTGGACG AAGACCCTCCGCCTTCCCGACCTGCAGCAAAAGCATCGCAGCTCCGCCACAAGCCGTCGTTCGAAGAGGCGATCACCTCCGCCGATCACACAGGAGCCAGCGCCCGCAGCGTTAATGGCGCCCGCCCAGCCGAGGAGCGTAAGAAGCGAGAAGCCGCCGTCCTTCACCTGTCAGACGAGGACGGGGCGTCCGACAGCCTCTACGAGCTGCCGCTCA CGCCCAAAGCAAAGCGCCCAAAAATGGAAGCTGTTAAGAAGCTAGACTTTGGAGCGACAAATCGATCTGATCCTAGCCCAGAAATAAGTGATGACATCACTCCTCCTCCATCACCCGATCTTACACAGAAAAAGCAGGAAAG ACATCTGAAGTTTCTGAGCTGCGATGCCCTTGAGGTCAGTGATATGGCTCCTCTGCAAGTCACACCAACCAAAACTGAGCAGAAGCGCGTCCTGCAGCGGCCGCCGGTGCTAGAGGACTACATCAATGTGACTTCTAGTGATGGCACCAGAGTTTACATGACATTGAGAGATGACGAGGATGGGACTGGGGTTCAG gaTACTAAAATTGCAGGCCTCAGTTGGAGAAGTGAACAGCAGCTTCATCTACTGGGCATCCCGATTTCCTACCTAAAGGAGCAAATTGCTGATGAG CGCAGAAGGCAAGTGCTAGAGGAATCCCAGCGCCTTACAGAGATGCTGAGCAG CCAAATGAATGCATTAGAAGACGCGGAAAGTGAAACTTTAGAGCCGGTCTGtgcagaggaagaagaggaagatgaTGAGGATGATGTGTCCACACAAAATCTATGGGTTGACAGATACACCCCAAGACATTACACTGAGCTGCTGAGCGATGAT TACACGAATCGCTGCCTTCTGAAGTGGTTAAAATTATGGGACACTGTAGTTTTTGGTAAAGAAAAGACGGTGAAGAAGCCAAAGGCGATGCCGGACCAGAGAGTGAACAACAAGTTCCAGAAGGAAACGACCGGAAAGTGGAAGAGCAAAGCCCAGATCACAGAAGAGATTCTGGAGGCAGAACTAGATCAGCACAACAGGCCCAAGAACAAG gtCACTTTGCTCTGTGGTCCTCCTGGTCTGGGGAAAACTACACTGGCCCATATAATAGCAAGACATGCTGGTTACAATGTGGTGGAGATGAACGCCAG CGATGACCGAAGTCCGGAGATTTTCAGAACGAGAATTGAAGCTGCAACACAAATGAAATCTGTGCTGGGCATTGATGAGCGTCCGAACTGTTTGGTTATTGATGAAATTGATGGCGCCCCTACA gtctccatcaatATGCTGCTAAGTTTAATCAACCGTAAAGACGGCAAGGATGCGGAGGGTGAAGCTGCTGCAaccaagaagaaaaagaaagatGGAGGTCTGATGCTCAGACCGATCATCTGTATTTGTAATGACCA GTACGTGCCGTCTCTGCGGCAGCTCAGGCAGCAGGCGTTCATGTTGAATTTCCCCCAGACGTTGCCCTCCAGGCTCGTACAAAGGTTGTATGAG atcaccCTTAAACAGGGCATGAAAGCTGACACAGGGGCCCTGATGGCATTGTGTGAGAAGACTGATAACGATATTAGGTCCTGTATTAATACTTTGCAG TTTCTACATGGCAAAGGAAAAAAAGAACTGAACATGCGGACGGTCCAGACAATGAAGATTGGGCTGAAAGATCAGAACAAGGGCTTGTTCTCTGTATGGCAGGAAATCTTCCAGCTTCCTAAAGTCCAAAG AAAACGCATTGGTCTAGATGTCACCACCCCAGATTTTCAGCTGCTTCTTGGAAATGACAATGATCCCCTCAATGTGTTGGGCAGGACTCCTTTAAGTGTTTTGGGGCAAAGATTTCATCACATATTGCACCTGACCACGGCTACAGGGGAATATGAGAAGCTGACGATG GGACTGTATGATAACTTTTTAAACATGAAAGTGAAGGAGTCCAGTTTCGGCACGGTGGTGTCTGCTCTGGACTGGTTGGGATTCACAGACCTTGTGAACACTATGATAATGCACGGACAGAACTTCCAGCTGATGAGATACCTGCCGTTCCTCCCGGTCGCCTTCCATCTCTTTTTCGCAGCTTCAAACATCCCTCGAATCGCTTATCCCAGCAGTCACTATGAG GCTCAATCCAAACTGAACCAGATGCATAATCTCCTGAGCGCCATGGTGTCTGAGATCGCCCCTGCCATCCGCTCACGCGTTGGACCTCAGTCTTTGATCCTGGATGCTCTGTGTCTTCTGCTCGACGTCATCTCTCCGAAGCTGCGGCCA GTGAATACTCAGCTGTACAGCATGAAGGAAAAGCAGCAGCTGGCCGACCTGATCAATACAATGCTGGCCTATAACCTGACCTACCACCAGGAGCGCACCATGGATGGTCAGTACCTCTACAAGCTGGACCC TAACGTGGAGGACGTCTGCAGGTTTCCCGAGCTCCCTGCCCGgaagcagttgacctatcaggccaaGCAGCTCATTGCTCGTGAGATTGAACTGGAGAAAATGAGACGGTCTGAAGCTTTCCAGCAAGCGAGGAACACTGGAAAG GATGATGTCAGCAACAAATCAGTAGAGGGACCTGTTAAAGGGTCTGATGTAAAACCGACTGGCAAAGCTGCGGTGCTGAACCACGAGCAGCGGCTGGAAAATATCATGAAGAAGACGACTTTTGAGGAGAAG CCTGAAAAAGATTTCTTTGGCCGCCAGATTGTAAAGAAAGTGACCTCTACAGTTTCAG CGAACGCCAAACAAGAAGACTGTGTAGAAAAGAAAATGGGGACGGCCGTGGGGAACAGCCACGTCTGGTTCCGGTTCAATGAAGGGGTTTCTAATGCCGTGAGGAGGAACGTTCACATCAAGGATCTGttatga